The DNA window CAGGTGCATGGCACCGCCGTGGTAGCGGCCTGTGGTGGTACCGTGGTGCCGGTCGCTGATGCGCAATTTACCCGGGAAAAAGGTCTGGCCTGTGCCGTGCTTACCGCCGATTGTCTGCCGGTGCTGTTTTGTGCGGCCGATGGCTCACAAGTCGCGGCGGCGCATGCGGGCTGGCGGGGGCTGGCCGCCGGCGTGTTATTGAAAACCCTGCAGCAGTTTGCTGACCCTGAACAGGTGCTGGTGTATCTGGGGCCGGCTATCAGTGCCGGGCATTTTGAAGTTGGACCAGAGGTAAAAGCCGCTTTTTCCTGGGCCTCAGCAGACTGCTTCCGCCCCGGTACGGGCGATCGTTATTTTGCCGATTTATACCAGCTGGCGCGCCAACAATTGCAGCGTGCCAGCGTGGTTCATATTCATGGCGGTGAGCACTGTACCTTTCGTGACGCACAGCAGTTTTATTCCTATCGTCGTCAGGCCGTTACCGGCCGTCAGGCCAGCCTGATCTGGCGCCTGTAAGCTGTTTTTTTAGCGGCAATACTGGCGGATCAGCTCATCCACGTCTTTGTTTTGCTCGTCCCGCTCGGCGCTGGTGAGTGGCCGGAAACTGCCATCCGGCATCTGGAAGCGGCGGTTAGCGGCTTCATTCAGCGCCTGCTTGTATTCCCGTGCCTGCTGGCAGTTCTTTTCCGCCTGTTCTTTGCTGACGCTGGGCTGCAGTGCTACCGGTTTGCTGGCCGTGGTTTCCCGGGCCGCGGCTGCAGCTTCTGTTGTGGGCTGGGCTGCCTCGGCGCTGGCCGGGGTGGCACCGCGCTGCACGCGCAGTTCAACGCTTTCAGCTTGCAGGTTAACTTCCCGCGGTGGCTGGCTGCCAAAATGCACTTGCCCATCGGCGTCGGTCCA is part of the Venatoribacter cucullus genome and encodes:
- a CDS encoding DUF4124 domain-containing protein, which gives rise to MRSVLLLITALLLSTAPAQAEKIYRWTDADGQVHFGSQPPREVNLQAESVELRVQRGATPASAEAAQPTTEAAAAARETTASKPVALQPSVSKEQAEKNCQQAREYKQALNEAANRRFQMPDGSFRPLTSAERDEQNKDVDELIRQYCR
- the pgeF gene encoding peptidoglycan editing factor PgeF, which encodes MPPVTDAFFTPAWPLPANVRAVVTQRSGGISAAPFDSNNLATHVGDQPAAVVHNRQLLWQQLPGVRSIQWLNQVHGTAVVAACGGTVVPVADAQFTREKGLACAVLTADCLPVLFCAADGSQVAAAHAGWRGLAAGVLLKTLQQFADPEQVLVYLGPAISAGHFEVGPEVKAAFSWASADCFRPGTGDRYFADLYQLARQQLQRASVVHIHGGEHCTFRDAQQFYSYRRQAVTGRQASLIWRL